A region of Necator americanus strain Aroian chromosome I, whole genome shotgun sequence DNA encodes the following proteins:
- a CDS encoding hypothetical protein (NECATOR_CHRI.G3957.T1), with protein MFTFLVVLLSVYGATAQQKAVCSSKPTDANDPVRYAFLNEQNTLRKTLAAGNTDDGGADNLYGSKSLFQFTYNCDLEISAMTAAKGCPTTSSVPNEVSGNSINYKIIRTHQDPPIDNEAKADITTVVTGWAETRYEAEFERKTAIYDVEDTAPFVRIVYNKSISVGCVVTHCGAKKTAYTCAYSSSPVKGEPFYWPVKGSTGCTSDSQCKKAISGSKCNVAPNEPVGLCATDLTELTTAGPTDTTAAESTTSETTVMPTTTSTAAAAETTTATSSSTLMTDEIRDKIVTMHNYRRSLLAQGTVRNGKEGKPNCGTAKNMYRMKYDKSLETEAQKYADTCALVSSGEATRPQSGENTYVVQSDTVSPLSAVEESIKSWWKQILSNGINAKMQYTEFLSTKRNAPLNFIQMAWANSYKIGCGVSRCTGKTFVVCRYNPRGNVLNEYIYNVGSICASCPNSCTDSLCDSPAN; from the exons ATGTTCACCTTTTTGGTG gtgctCCTGAGTGTTTACGGTGCAACTGCACAACAAAAAGCAG TTTGTTCAAGTAAACCGACTGATGCCAATGATCCCGTTCGATATGCGTTCCTTAACGAACAGAACACATTGAGAAAAACGCTTGCTGCGGGAAATACAGATGATGGTGGAGCGGACAATTTATACGGATCGAAGAGTCTATTCCAGTTT ACTTATAATTGTGATTTGGAAATTTCCGCAATGACTGCCGCTAAGGGATGCCCTACTACGAGCAGCGTTCCAAACGAAGTATCCGGAAACTCTATAAACTATAAAAT AATACGTACACATCAAGATCCACCAATCGATAATGAAGCAAAAGCAGATATAACTACAGTGGTGACTGGGTGGGCAGAAACGAGATATGAGGCGGAATTCGAGAGAAAAACTGCTATTTATGATGTTGAGGATACCGCTCCATTTGTGAGA ATTGTTTACAACAAATCAATTTCGGTCGGATGTGTAGTGACACATTGTGGTGCAAAAAAGACAGCATACACCTGTGCGTACAGTAgcag CCCCGTCAAAGGAGAGCCATTTTACTGGCCTGTGAAGGGTTCTACCGGATGCACAAGTGACTCACAATGCAAAAAAGCAATATCTGGATCGAAGTGTAATGTTGCACCAAATGAACCGGTTGGGCTTTGCGCCACGGACCTAACAGAATTAA cAACTGCTGGACCAACAGATACAACCGCTGCTGAGTCCACCACATCAGAAACCACTGTCATGCCTACCACTACATCAACAGCCGCTGCCGCTGAAACAACCACGGCCACCAGCTCAAGCACACTGATGACGGATGAAATCCGTGACAAGATTGTCACTATGCACAATTATCGCAG aTCGTTACTTGCACAGGGAACTGTTAggaatggaaaagaaggaaaaccgAACTGTGGAACAGCCAAGAACATGTATAGGATG AAATACGACAAGTCGTTGGAGACGGAAGCACAAAAATATGCGGATACTTGTGCTCTCGTGAGTTCTGGTGAAGCAACACGACCACAATCCGGTGAAAATACCTATGTAGTTCAATCGGACACAGTTTCACCACTCAGTGCGGTAGAAGAA tCCATTAAAAGTTGGTGGAAACAAATCCTTTCGAATGGTATAAATGCTAAGATGCAGTACACTGAATTTTTATcgacaaaaagaaatgcacCTCTTAACTTCATACAG ATGGCTTGGGCTAATTCCTACAAAATTGGTTGTGGAGTGAGCCGTTGCACGGGTAAAACTTTCGTAGTTTGTCGCTATAATCCTCG